One genomic window of Quercus robur chromosome 6, dhQueRobu3.1, whole genome shotgun sequence includes the following:
- the LOC126689463 gene encoding protein CDC73 homolog codes for MDPLSAVRDYTIRNELDRIVRYNDEFRFGSDYSFPCSIETGYRSKQGNLYTLETLLFFINNHQLKHIEYIQKARTQGITAVTLPDRKPLLDYLTGKVSSSDSVQLNDVVNLNPQKFPDLPLNSSIIASETFPPNFSEQNSTQLPEHEVVEFTAAMVTSMERPLKDRESLLECKQRDFYSVLVASTKREEERQRVESQQRKDGLVAKNRLMGSEETRYGVDESMNYDNSMTPKPKMMHLMMKGSKIGEGVPIILVPSAFQTLITIYNVKEFLEDGFFIPTDVKVKQMKGAKPDCVTVQKKFSRDRVVTAYEVRDKPSGLKPEDWDRVVAVFVLGKEWQFKDWPFKDHVEIFNKILGFFMRFEDDSLESAKTVKQWNVKIISISKNKRHQDRTAALDVWEKLEDFVRSRSHS; via the exons ATGGATCCACTCTCGGCGGTCCGCGACTACACGATCCGAAACGAGCTGGACCGGATCGTCCGGTACAACGACGAGTTCCGGTTCGGGTCGGACTACTCGTTCCCATGCTCCATCGAAACCGGGTACCGATCGAAGCAAGGCAATCTCTACACCTTAGAAACCCTACTGTTCTTCATCAACAACCACCAACTCAAGCACATCGAGTACATACAGAAGGCTCGCACGCAGGGAATCACCGCCGTCACTTTGCCGGACCGGAAACCCTTGCTCGATTATCTCACCGGAAAAGTCTCCTCCTCCGATTCGGTACAATTAAACGACGTCGTAAACCTAAACCCCCAAAAGTTCCCCGATTTGCCCCTGAATTCTTCGATTATTGCGTCCGAGACATTTCCCCCAAATTTCTCCGAACAAAACAGCACCCAATTGCCCGAACACGAAGTCGTCGAATTCACGGCGGCGATGGTGACCTCGATGGAGCGGCCGTTGAAGGATCGAGAGTCGTTGTTGGAGTGCAAGCAGAGGGATTTCTACAGCGTTCTGGTGGCGTCGACGAAGCGAGAGGAGGAGCGGCAGCGAGTCGAGTCGCAGCAGAGGAAAGACGGGCTCGTCGCGAAGAATCGGCTGATGGGCTCGGAGGAAACTCGGTACGGCGTTGACGAGTCGATGAATTACGATAACTCGATGACGCCGAAGCCGAAGATGATGCATTTGATGATGAAAGGGAGCAAGATTGGCGAAGGGGTGCCGATAATTCTGGTTCCCAGTGCGTTCCAGACTTTGATTACGATTTACAATGTGAAGGAGTTTTTGGAAGATGGGTTTTTTATACCTACGGATGTGAAGGTGAAGCAGATGAAGGGGGCGAAGCCGGACTGCGTGACGGTGCAGAAGAAGTTCAGTAGGGATAGGGTGGTGACGGCTTATGAGGTTAGGGATAAGCCTTCCGGGCTTAAACCCGAGGATTGGGATCGTGTTGTGGCGGTTTTCGTGTTGGGGAAAGAATGGCAGTTTAAGGATTGGCCGTTTAAGGACCATGTTGAGATATTCAATAAGA ttttaggattttttatgCGGTTTGAGGATGACAGTTTGGAGTCGGCGAAGACTGTGAAGCAGTGGAATGTAAAGATTATCTCA ATTAGCAAGAATAAGCGACACCAAGATAGAACTGCAGCGTTGGATGTGTGGGAAAAACTAGAAGATTTTGTTCGGTCACGATCACATTCTTGA